In the genome of Bradyrhizobium arachidis, one region contains:
- a CDS encoding SulP family inorganic anion transporter: MTDPAITFTPAPRLEPALKRALNDILGGSAASVLTVTFGLSYSLLIFAGPLSPYLSYGIAATFISSAVLAAIVALGSSLSFAIAAPDSSTAAVTGILAASLVERVVAANPAAPLLSPVLITLGLSTVLTGVVLCGLGLTRMGRAIRYVPYPVVGGFLGATGLLIVMGAIRVITDHPVQFATLTRLANGIALSELGAACAMALVLYLTWHRSRSPFGLPIILVGGVLTAHLAFWITGVSLNEARALGWTFQPPPQAAFMVPWHVDGLIHYPWFAVPDLLGNLVAVIFVTASSTLFNTTGIEVAVHREANLERELNVTGTANMLTGVLGGYAGCISVSRSVLNFSSGGRGRLSGLTVAAMSLLMLAIAPDLLGFIPKFVLGGLLLYLGADQLHKWIIESRKRLSKLEYLSLIAIIAIIVVWGFVPGILIGIIIGCATFAFSAARVESIKYSFDGSEYRSSLDRSRDDQEVLQAHGGKIQGLNLQSYLFFGSANRLYQHVKRLLQERPECRYLLFDFKLVTGVDSSAAYSFAQIKRSAAELGVELILVHLSAAAEKVLRSSDFIGEGVTIIPELDHALEWCENEIIAQHQGLAQEEASLRDWFAGILDSEDDADALIHRCQRIEVSAGEVIVQAGDPADSMHFILDGRVGIMVPAEDDRTTRVRSLGRYTTIGEMGLVSHAPRSATIQAEVDSVLYVLNTHQFDAIKEEDPALSHKLLTYFVSVMAERLTFANRTIAVLRR; the protein is encoded by the coding sequence GTGACCGATCCAGCAATTACCTTCACTCCGGCTCCGCGGCTCGAGCCGGCTCTCAAGCGTGCGCTGAATGATATATTGGGTGGCAGTGCCGCCAGCGTCCTGACTGTCACCTTCGGGCTGTCCTATTCGCTGCTGATCTTCGCCGGCCCGCTCTCGCCCTATCTGTCCTACGGCATCGCGGCGACCTTCATCAGCTCCGCCGTGCTGGCCGCCATCGTGGCGCTCGGCAGCTCCCTGTCCTTCGCCATTGCCGCCCCCGACAGCTCGACCGCCGCGGTGACGGGCATTCTGGCGGCCTCGCTGGTCGAACGGGTGGTGGCGGCCAATCCGGCCGCGCCGTTGCTCTCGCCCGTCCTGATCACGCTCGGTCTGTCGACGGTGCTGACTGGCGTCGTGCTGTGCGGACTGGGCCTGACGCGGATGGGCCGCGCCATTCGCTACGTGCCCTATCCCGTGGTCGGCGGCTTCCTCGGCGCGACCGGACTGCTCATCGTGATGGGCGCGATCCGGGTCATCACCGATCACCCCGTGCAGTTCGCGACCTTGACGCGCCTTGCCAACGGCATCGCGCTGTCGGAACTCGGTGCCGCCTGCGCCATGGCGCTGGTGCTGTACCTGACCTGGCATCGCTCGCGCAGCCCGTTCGGACTGCCGATCATCCTGGTCGGCGGCGTGCTCACCGCGCATCTGGCGTTCTGGATCACGGGCGTCTCGCTCAATGAGGCCCGCGCGCTGGGCTGGACCTTCCAGCCGCCGCCGCAGGCGGCCTTCATGGTGCCCTGGCACGTCGATGGCCTGATCCACTATCCCTGGTTCGCCGTGCCGGACCTGCTCGGCAATCTCGTCGCCGTGATCTTCGTGACCGCGTCGAGCACGCTGTTCAACACGACGGGAATCGAGGTGGCCGTGCATCGCGAGGCCAATCTCGAGCGCGAGCTCAACGTCACCGGCACCGCCAACATGCTGACCGGCGTGCTCGGCGGCTATGCCGGCTGCATCTCGGTCAGCCGCTCGGTGCTCAACTTCTCGAGCGGCGGCCGCGGGCGGCTGTCCGGCCTCACGGTCGCGGCGATGTCGCTGCTGATGCTCGCGATCGCGCCCGATCTGCTCGGCTTCATCCCGAAATTCGTGCTCGGCGGCTTGCTGCTCTATCTCGGCGCCGACCAGCTGCACAAATGGATCATCGAATCGCGCAAACGGCTGTCGAAGCTGGAATATCTCTCGCTGATCGCCATCATCGCGATCATCGTGGTCTGGGGTTTCGTCCCCGGTATTTTGATCGGCATCATCATCGGCTGCGCGACCTTTGCGTTCAGCGCCGCAAGGGTGGAATCGATCAAGTACAGTTTCGACGGCTCGGAGTATCGCTCCTCGCTCGACCGCTCGCGCGACGACCAGGAGGTGCTGCAGGCCCATGGCGGCAAGATCCAGGGCCTGAACCTGCAGAGCTATCTCTTCTTCGGCTCGGCCAACCGGCTGTACCAGCACGTCAAGCGGCTGCTCCAGGAGCGCCCGGAGTGCCGCTATCTGCTGTTCGACTTCAAACTCGTCACCGGCGTCGACTCCTCCGCCGCCTACAGCTTTGCCCAGATCAAGCGCAGCGCCGCCGAGCTCGGCGTCGAGCTGATCCTGGTGCATCTGTCGGCCGCTGCCGAGAAGGTGCTGCGCTCCAGCGATTTCATCGGCGAAGGCGTCACCATCATTCCCGAGCTCGATCACGCGCTGGAATGGTGCGAGAACGAGATCATCGCGCAGCATCAGGGGCTGGCGCAGGAAGAGGCCAGCCTGCGCGACTGGTTCGCGGGGATTCTCGACAGCGAGGACGATGCTGACGCGCTGATCCACCGCTGCCAGCGTATCGAGGTCAGCGCGGGCGAGGTCATCGTGCAGGCCGGCGATCCCGCCGATTCCATGCATTTCATCCTCGACGGCCGCGTCGGCATCATGGTGCCTGCCGAGGACGACCGCACCACGCGCGTGCGCAGCTTGGGGCGCTACACCACGATCGGTGAAATGGGCCTCGTCTCGCACGCTCCGCGCAGCGCGACCATCCAGGCCGAAGTCGACAGCGTACTCTACGTGCTGAACACGCACCAGTTCGACGCGATCAAGGAGGAGGATCCCGCGCTCAGCCACAAGCTGCTGACCTATTTCGTGTCGGTGATGGCGGAGCGACTGACGTTCGCGAACCGGACGATTGCGGTGCTGCGGCGGTGA
- a CDS encoding NAD(P)H-binding protein: protein MSHYVIVGAGPVGRETARLLAEEGHSVILTSRNAGSLSAGAVRTVSSDATDAAQLAALSKGADAIFMCAMAAYHRWPTDFFPIMDGTVKAAEQVGSRLLVVGNVYGYGARAASPLTPDLDPDPTSRKGTTRHIMWQRALRSSVPALEIRASDYLGDGAVAYFSLLALPSLLKSGPVAFLGDPDAAHAWSFTKDTAKTLVAASRFTGQWGRAFHVPSQSASVRELVHRFAAALKIDVPNLSRLTSADLESIGFDEGIEMSYLFEKPLLLDAGDTEKLLGVTASSLDTMVHDTLSQLVGMGAKRKEAK from the coding sequence GTGAGTCATTACGTGATTGTCGGAGCTGGCCCGGTCGGGCGCGAAACCGCGCGCCTTCTGGCGGAGGAAGGGCACAGCGTCATCCTGACCAGCAGGAATGCCGGATCGCTCAGTGCCGGAGCTGTACGAACGGTTTCGTCGGATGCCACTGACGCCGCGCAGCTGGCGGCCCTGAGCAAGGGCGCCGACGCGATCTTCATGTGCGCCATGGCGGCCTATCATCGATGGCCGACCGACTTCTTTCCGATCATGGATGGAACGGTCAAGGCAGCCGAGCAGGTTGGCTCCCGGCTGCTCGTGGTCGGAAATGTCTATGGCTATGGCGCGCGGGCCGCGAGCCCTCTCACGCCGGACCTGGATCCGGACCCGACCAGTCGAAAGGGCACGACCCGGCACATCATGTGGCAGCGCGCCCTGCGATCGAGCGTTCCTGCGCTCGAGATTCGCGCCAGCGACTATCTCGGCGACGGTGCGGTCGCGTATTTTTCGCTGCTGGCGTTGCCGTCTCTCCTCAAGAGCGGGCCTGTGGCCTTCCTCGGCGATCCGGATGCGGCGCATGCCTGGTCCTTCACCAAGGACACCGCGAAGACGCTGGTTGCCGCGTCGCGCTTCACCGGACAATGGGGGCGCGCCTTTCACGTGCCTTCGCAATCCGCGTCGGTGCGCGAACTGGTGCACCGATTCGCGGCCGCGCTGAAGATTGACGTCCCGAATCTGTCACGGCTCACCTCGGCCGACCTGGAAAGCATCGGCTTCGACGAGGGGATCGAGATGTCCTATCTGTTCGAGAAGCCGCTCCTGCTCGATGCCGGCGACACCGAGAAATTGCTGGGGGTCACTGCAAGCAGTCTGGACACGATGGTCCACGACACCTTGTCGCAACTGGTGGGCATGGGTGCAAAGAGGAAGGAAGCGAAATGA
- a CDS encoding helix-turn-helix transcriptional regulator: protein MCHETTDEFFDAPAVENRARCAKYRTRSAKTLEPEEPAMRARSSSAPTSTGSTAAATRTEPNSVALEPIGDHRIIIHLSPATRSLCLETGDRFLRQAGDIDVIPSGAIGGFVAETPYKSLQIRLAPRMLDHAASRSGQLASARLAHHHMLRNDRIILLGQALESDVKAGSPSGPLFAENVGMALAVELLSLTNDPPAQAARLSNEQLQRVLAYIDANLDRPLTIDILCREAGVSSSHLRTWFKAAMDVTIHRYILRRRVEHARLLLLQGDRKLSDIALEAGFSHQSHLAKWMRRELGYSPSQLRRSRN from the coding sequence ATGTGTCACGAAACGACAGATGAGTTCTTTGACGCTCCTGCCGTTGAAAATCGCGCACGATGCGCCAAATACCGGACACGTTCTGCCAAGACCTTGGAGCCCGAAGAGCCGGCCATGCGTGCGAGATCGAGTTCTGCGCCAACATCGACCGGCAGCACCGCCGCGGCCACGCGCACCGAGCCGAATTCCGTGGCGCTGGAGCCGATCGGCGATCACCGGATCATCATCCACCTCAGCCCTGCGACGCGCTCACTTTGCCTCGAGACCGGAGACAGGTTTCTGCGTCAGGCCGGCGATATCGATGTGATTCCGTCCGGCGCCATCGGCGGCTTCGTCGCGGAAACGCCCTACAAATCGCTTCAGATCCGGCTCGCGCCGCGCATGCTCGATCATGCGGCATCCCGGAGCGGACAATTGGCGTCCGCCCGACTCGCACATCATCATATGCTGCGGAATGACCGCATCATTCTGCTCGGACAGGCGCTCGAAAGCGACGTGAAAGCGGGCTCGCCGAGCGGTCCGCTGTTTGCCGAAAATGTTGGGATGGCCCTGGCGGTGGAGCTGCTCAGCCTGACGAATGATCCGCCGGCGCAGGCGGCGCGCCTGTCGAACGAGCAGCTCCAGAGGGTTTTGGCCTATATCGATGCCAATCTCGACCGGCCGCTCACGATCGACATTCTCTGCCGCGAGGCCGGTGTCAGCAGCTCACATCTGCGGACCTGGTTCAAGGCGGCCATGGACGTCACGATCCATCGCTACATCCTGAGACGGCGGGTGGAGCATGCACGCCTGCTCCTCCTCCAGGGCGATCGCAAGCTCAGCGACATCGCCCTGGAGGCGGGCTTTTCCCATCAATCTCATCTGGCCAAATGGATGCGCCGCGAACTCGGATACAGTCCGAGTCAACTGCGTCGAAGCCGGAATTGA
- a CDS encoding MBL fold metallo-hydrolase, producing the protein MTVATGRHPSSAMTVSAYLIEGKSRTILVDGGGGGIHGWGGRLHASLATANVNPLAIDQILLTHAHPDHVGGLVGALPSAPQFPNAEIVMHDAEFAFWSDDANLNQAPDAMKPFFQAARSVFEAYGARRRTVSAGQVAPGIVIEHLPGHTPGHSGYRIDGGDASLLIWGDIVHYPDIQVPRPDVTIAFDADPQAAAETRKKMLERVSATGELVAGMHLNFPGFARLSKKGQSFEIRHEPWSAELI; encoded by the coding sequence ATGACGGTGGCGACGGGACGTCATCCGTCATCCGCGATGACCGTCAGCGCCTATCTGATCGAGGGAAAAAGCCGGACCATATTGGTCGATGGCGGCGGCGGCGGCATCCACGGTTGGGGAGGGCGTTTGCATGCCTCGCTTGCCACGGCCAATGTGAACCCGCTCGCGATCGACCAGATCCTGTTGACCCATGCCCATCCGGATCATGTCGGAGGTCTCGTCGGGGCCTTGCCGTCGGCGCCCCAGTTTCCAAACGCCGAGATCGTGATGCACGACGCCGAATTCGCCTTCTGGTCGGATGATGCGAATCTCAATCAGGCCCCGGACGCGATGAAGCCGTTCTTTCAGGCCGCCCGAAGTGTATTCGAGGCCTATGGCGCGCGGCGTCGGACGGTCAGTGCAGGGCAAGTCGCGCCCGGCATCGTGATCGAACATCTCCCCGGCCACACCCCCGGACATAGCGGCTACCGGATCGATGGCGGCGATGCGTCCCTGCTGATCTGGGGCGACATCGTTCACTATCCGGATATTCAGGTGCCCAGGCCCGACGTGACGATCGCGTTCGACGCCGATCCGCAGGCGGCCGCAGAAACCCGAAAGAAAATGCTGGAAAGAGTCTCCGCGACCGGAGAGCTCGTCGCCGGAATGCACCTCAATTTCCCCGGGTTCGCGCGGCTGTCGAAGAAGGGACAGTCGTTCGAAATCCGTCATGAACCCTGGTCCGCGGAGCTCATCTGA
- a CDS encoding zinc-dependent alcohol dehydrogenase family protein, translating to MARVVRFHEYGDADVLKIEDIEVAAPEVDEVQIVVRAIGLNRAEVMFRRNAYVQQAQFPSRLGYEAAGIVKAVGASVSDFRPGQSVSVIPTEDMARWGTYSEVINIPARNLVVHPKNLTFAQAAASWMKYVTAWGALIEQANLKADDYVIVTAASSSVGTAAFQIARAVGATIIATTRSSAKRKALLDAGAHHVIATAEEDLVSRVMEITSGKGARVVFDPIGGPAIEQLAHAMSHRGILIEYGALSPDMGAFPQFAVLGKSLTIKGYLYNEVVDDDDVLARAKRYISEGLSSGTLKPVISRSFEFDQIQEATRFLESNEQIGKIVVTV from the coding sequence ATGGCCCGCGTTGTTCGCTTTCACGAATATGGTGACGCCGACGTTCTCAAGATCGAGGACATCGAGGTCGCGGCTCCCGAAGTCGATGAAGTCCAGATCGTGGTGCGCGCGATCGGGCTCAATCGGGCCGAGGTCATGTTCCGGCGCAACGCTTACGTGCAGCAGGCGCAGTTTCCCAGCCGGCTGGGCTATGAGGCGGCGGGTATCGTCAAAGCGGTCGGCGCGTCGGTGAGTGATTTCCGTCCGGGCCAGTCGGTGAGCGTCATTCCGACCGAAGACATGGCGCGATGGGGCACGTACAGCGAAGTCATCAATATTCCGGCCCGCAATCTGGTGGTGCATCCGAAAAACCTCACCTTTGCGCAGGCCGCCGCATCGTGGATGAAATATGTCACCGCCTGGGGTGCGCTGATCGAGCAAGCGAATCTGAAGGCGGACGACTACGTCATCGTCACGGCGGCATCCAGCAGCGTCGGGACTGCGGCGTTTCAGATCGCGCGCGCGGTGGGAGCGACGATCATCGCGACGACGCGGAGCAGCGCGAAGCGTAAGGCGCTGCTGGATGCAGGTGCCCATCACGTCATCGCAACCGCCGAAGAGGATCTCGTCTCGCGGGTGATGGAGATCACGAGCGGCAAGGGAGCGCGCGTCGTATTCGATCCGATCGGTGGTCCCGCCATCGAGCAGTTGGCGCATGCGATGTCTCATCGTGGGATCTTGATCGAGTACGGCGCCTTGAGCCCGGATATGGGCGCGTTCCCCCAATTTGCCGTGCTCGGAAAGAGCCTCACAATCAAGGGCTATCTCTACAACGAGGTCGTCGATGACGACGACGTGCTGGCGCGCGCGAAGAGATACATCTCGGAAGGCCTTTCATCCGGGACGCTGAAGCCGGTGATCTCCCGAAGTTTCGAGTTCGATCAGATCCAGGAGGCAACGCGCTTCCTGGAGTCGAATGAGCAGATCGGAAAGATCGTCGTCACGGTCTGA